Proteins co-encoded in one Setaria viridis chromosome 9, Setaria_viridis_v4.0, whole genome shotgun sequence genomic window:
- the LOC117836236 gene encoding early nodulin-like protein 20, producing MMGRMRVAAAAALLVVAACAALPSRTAANKISINWKPNTNYSDWVTQHSPFYKDDWLVFYYTAGQADVVQVDETGYNKCDSSNAIYNYSKGRNFAFQLNETKTYYFICSYGYCFGGMRLAIKAEKLPPPSPPPSASHRSAAAAFARSHAVVLYAAVAVLAALLRMV from the exons ATGATGGGACGgatgcgggtggcggcggcggcggcgctgctggtggtggcggcgtgcgcggcgctgccgtcgaggacggcggcgaacAAGATCAGCATCAACTGGAAGCCCAACACCAACTACTCCGACTGGGTGACGCAGCACAGCCCCTTCTACAAGGACGACTGGCTCG TGTTCTACTACACGGCGGGGCAGGCGGACGTGGTGCAGGTGGACGAGACGGGGTACAACAAGTGCGACTCCAGCAACGCCATCTACAACTACAGCAAGGGCCGCAACTTCGCGTTCCAGCTCAACGAGACCAAGACCTACTACTTCATCTGCAGCTACGGCTACTGCTTCGGCGGGATGCGCCTCGCCATCAAGGCGGagaagctgccgccgccgtccccgccgccgtccgccagccacaggtccgccgccgccgcattcgCCAGGTCCCACGCCGTGGTCCTCTACGCAGCcgtcgccgtgctcgccgcgctcctcagGATGGTCTAG
- the LOC117836038 gene encoding uncharacterized protein — protein sequence MAAEMDVDAAGGGERRPSEKELFGAAESGDASAFASLSPADLSLRNEDGRSLVHVAAAAGHPQVVLALLEAGGEAAASVLNAKDEEGWAPIHSVASAGNAQIMDILLERGADVDLTTDGGRTALHYAASKGRLNIAEKLIAHRANVNKKDKFGCTPLHRAASTGNAELCEFLIEEGAEVDAVDRTGQTPLMHAVICDNQGVALLLIRHGADVDVEDKEGYTVLGRASNSLRPALIDAAKAMLEG from the exons ATGGCTGCGGAGATGgacgtcgacgccgccggcggcggggagaggcGGCCGTCGGAGAAGGAGCTCTTCGGCGCTGCGGAGTCCGGCGACGCCTCCGCGttcgcctccctctcccccgccgaCCTCTCCCTCCGCAACGAGGACGGCCGCTCCCTCgtccacgtcgccgccgccgccgggcatcCCCAG GTAGTGCTCGCGCTCCTGGAAGCAGGTGGTGAGGCTGCGGCGAGCGTCCTGAACGCGAAGGACGAGGAAGGGTGGGCGCCGATCCACTCCGTGGCGAGCGCCGGAAACGCACAGATCATGGATATCCTTCTTGAGCGAG GTGCTGATGTTGACCTGACTACTGATGGTGGTCGAACTGCTCTTCATTATGCTGCAAGTAAAGGGAGGCTTAACATAGCTGAAAAACTAATAGCACATCGTGCAAATGTCAACAAGAAAGACAAG TTTGGCTGCACGCCCTTGCATAGAGCTGCAAGCACTGGAAATGCTGAGCTGTGCGAATTCCTCATTGAGGAAGGTGCCGAAGTTGATGCTGTTGACAGGACTGGACAAACACCTCTGATGCATGCAGTTATATGCGACAATCAAGGG GTTGCTCTTCTGCTAATTAGGCATGGTGCTGATGTTGATGTTGAGGACAAGGAAGGATACACTGTCCTGGGTCGAGCATCTAACAGCTTGAGACCTGCACTCATTGATGCAGCCAAGGCAATGCTCGAAGGTTGA
- the LOC117840025 gene encoding cyclic nucleotide-gated ion channel 2, giving the protein MPPLAFLRSLPARLLERVCDGVRGSPGAVRDEEAGGGGGGGSGRSAAGHLAGECYACTQPGVPAFHSTTCDQVHSPGWDADAGSSLVPVRAQQAQASPSASAAQHAGAAARWLFGPVLDPRSKRVQRWNRWILLGRAAALAVDPLFFYALSVGRGGQPCLYMDAGLAAAVTALRTCADVAHLGHVLLQFRLAYVSRESLVVGCGKLVWDARAIAAHYARSLKGLWFDLFVILPLPQIIFWLVIPKLIREEQVKLIMTILLLIFIFQFLPKVYHSIHIMRKMQKVTGYIFGTIWWGFGLNLFAYFIASHIAGGCWYVLAIQRIASCLQEECKKNNSCDLMSLACSKEICFHPPWSSNVNGLACDANMTSFSQQNMSTCLSGNGSFAYGIYLGALPVISSNSLAVKILYPIFWGLMTLSTFGNDLAPTSNGLEVIFSIINVLSGLMLFTLLIGNIQVFLHAVLARKRKMQLRFRDMEWWMRRRQLPSRLRQRVRKFERERWAAVTGDEEMEMIKDLPEGLRRDIKRYLCLELVKQVPLFHGMDDLILDNICDRLRPLVFSSGEKVIREGDPVQRMVFILQGKLRSTQPLTKGVVATCMLGAGNFLGDELLSWCLRRPFVDRLPASSATFECVEAAQAFCLDAPDLQFITEHFRYKFANEKLKHTARYYSSNWRTWAAVNIQLAWRRYRARKMDVTAMVAPPLAAGPDDGDRRLRHYAAMFMSLRPHDHLE; this is encoded by the exons ATGCCTCCCCTCGCATtcctccgctccctccccgCGAG GCTGCTCGAGCGAGTGTGCGATGGAGTCAGGGGGAGCCCGGGCGCGGTGCGGGACGAggaggcggggggcggcggcggcggcgggagcggccggtcggcggcggggcacTTGGCGGGGGAGTGCTACGCGTGCACGCAGCCCGGGGTGCCGGCGTTCCACTCCACGACCTGCGACCAGGTGCACTCGCCGGGCTGGGACGCCGACGCGGGCTCCTCGCTAGTGCCCGTCCGGGCGCAGCAGGCCCAGGCCTCGCCGTCCGCGTCGGCGGCGCAGcacgcgggcgccgcggcgcggtGGCTGTTCGGGCCCGTGCTGGACCCGCGGAGCAAGCGCGTGCAGCGCTGGAACCGGTGGATCCTGCTGGGCCGGGCCGCCGCGCTGGCGGTCGACCCGCTCTTCTTCTACGCGCTCtccgtcggccgcggcggccagcCCTGCCTCTACATggacgccggcctcgccgccgccgtcaccgcgcTCCGGACCTGCGCCGACGTCGCGCACCTGGGCCACGTCCTACTCCAGTTCCGCCTCGCCTACGTCTCCCGCGAGTCCCTCGTCGTCGGCTGCGGCAAGCTCGTCTGGGACGCCCGCGCCATCGCCGCGCACTACGCCCGCTCCCTCAAGGGCCTCTGGTTCGACCTCTTCGTCATCCTCCCCCTACCGCAG ATCATCTTCTGGCTGGTTATACCAAAGTTAATAAGGGAGGAGCAAGTTAAACTTATCATGACAATATTGCTGCTCATATTCATATTTCAATTCCTCCCCAAGGTGTACCACAGTATTCATATCATGAGGAAAATGCAGAAGGTGACTGGTTACATCTTTGGAACAATATGGTGGGGATTTGGTCTAAATCTATTTGCCTATTTCATTGCATCTCAT ATCGCAGGTGGTTGTTGGTACGTTCTTGCAATTCAGCGTATTGCCTCCTGCCTTCAGGAAGAATGCAAGAAAAATAACAGCTGCGATCTAATGTCACTTGCTTGTTCCAAGGAGATATGTTTTCATCCTCCTTGGTCATCGAATGTTAATGGACTCGCATGTGATGCAAACATGACCTCCTTCAGTCAACAAAACATGTCTACTTGTCTAAGTGGAAATGGGTCCTTTGCTTATGGAATCTATTTGGGGGCTCTTCCTGTTATATCAAGCAATTCGCTTGCTGTCAAAATACTCTATCCTATATTTTGGGGCCTCATGACTCTCAG TACTTTCGGTAACGACCTCGCCCCAACAAGCAATGGTCTTGAGGTGATATTCAGCATAATCAATGTCCTCAGTGGCCTGATGCTATTCACATTGCTGATAGGAAACATACAG GTATTTCTGCATGCCGTCCTGGCAAGGAAGCGGAAGATGCAGCTGCGATTCCGGGACATGGAATGGTGGATGAGACGGAGGCAGCTGCCGTCCCGCCTGAGGCAAAGGGTCCGCAAGTTCGAGCGCGAACGCTGGGCGGCCGTCACTGGAGACGAGGAGATGGAGATGATCAAGGACCTGCCTGAAGGACTCAGGCGTGACATCAAGCGCTACCTCTGCCTCGAGCTGGTTAAGCAG GTCCCCCTGTTCCATGGCATGGACGACCTGATCCTGGACAACATCTGCGACCGGCTGCGGCCGCTGGTGTTCTCCAGCGGCGAGAAGGTGATCCGGGAGGGCGACCCGGTGCAGCGCATGGTTTTCATCCTGCAGGGCAAGCTCCGGAGCACGCAGCCGCTGACCAAGGGCGTGGTGGCGACGTGCATGCTGGGCGCGGGCAACTTCCTGGGCGACGAGCTGCTGTCGTGGTGCCTGCGCCGCCCCTTCGTGGACCGGCTCccggcgtcgtcggcgacgTTCGAGTGCGTCGAGGCGGCGCAGGCGTTCTGCCTCGACGCGCCGGACCTGCAGTTCATCACCGAACACTTCCGGTACAAGTTCGCCAACGAGAAACTCAAGCACACGGCGCGGTACTACTCGTCTAACTGGCGAACCTGGGCCGCCGTCAACATCCAGCTCGCGTGGCGCCGGTACAGGGCAAGGAAGATGGACGTGACCGCGatggtggcgccgccgctggccgccggtCCCGACGATGGGGACCGGCGGCTCAGGCACTACGCGGCCATGTTCATGTCGCTTCGGCCGCACGATCACCTCGAGTAA